The following proteins are co-located in the Mesorhizobium australicum WSM2073 genome:
- a CDS encoding TniB family NTP-binding protein, with amino-acid sequence MGETSDRLRTAQLPAAERQSILKKLIINHDRLVEGLEALARFHMPVKGGVHDTGCVSAIVGDSRTGKSFAASAYVRRFPPAEGEKGMIFPVLLVETAPTGGMRPVLENLANALGMLHSQRMNNALLTNNILEGLKYHQVQLLIFDEFQDVCDSRNIRLAVDVKRLLRKILNLDTLNIICIGLPETYQILANDKQLVGRGGLQHAHLHPYTWDSDDERKSFRLLCDMFDDGLPFREKSGLGSVALAQRLHWVSDGTIGKLKNFLFQAGCLAINDGCEHVTFEHLAMAYSAIKPPKTTFNPFVDDWSLKPVEKTELLLSSAQRSLSKRSVAHA; translated from the coding sequence ATGGGCGAAACGTCTGACCGGCTAAGAACCGCACAACTGCCTGCGGCAGAGCGGCAGTCAATCCTCAAGAAGCTGATCATCAATCACGACCGGCTCGTCGAAGGGTTGGAAGCTTTGGCGCGATTTCACATGCCGGTCAAAGGCGGCGTCCACGATACGGGGTGCGTGTCCGCGATCGTGGGAGATAGCAGGACCGGTAAATCCTTTGCCGCGTCGGCGTATGTCCGGCGATTTCCACCCGCAGAAGGCGAAAAGGGAATGATCTTTCCAGTTCTCTTGGTCGAAACGGCACCGACGGGAGGCATGAGACCTGTCCTCGAGAACCTCGCCAACGCTCTCGGCATGCTTCACTCCCAGCGCATGAACAATGCCCTGCTGACCAACAACATCCTCGAGGGGCTGAAATATCATCAGGTGCAACTTTTGATCTTTGATGAGTTCCAAGACGTGTGCGACAGCCGGAATATTCGTTTGGCGGTGGACGTGAAGCGCCTGCTTCGTAAAATCCTTAATCTCGACACTCTCAACATCATCTGCATCGGCCTTCCAGAGACCTATCAAATTCTGGCCAACGACAAGCAGCTTGTCGGGCGCGGCGGCTTGCAACATGCCCACCTGCATCCCTACACATGGGATAGTGATGACGAGAGGAAGTCGTTTCGCCTCCTGTGCGACATGTTCGACGACGGCTTGCCCTTTCGCGAAAAGTCAGGCTTAGGATCAGTCGCCCTCGCACAGCGTCTTCATTGGGTTTCCGACGGGACCATCGGCAAGCTAAAGAACTTCCTGTTCCAAGCGGGATGTCTCGCGATCAACGACGGCTGCGAGCACGTGACGTTCGAGCATCTCGCGATGGCTTACAGCGCCATCAAGCCACCAAAGACAACCTTTAATCCCTTTGTCGATGATTGGAGCTTGAAGCCGGTCGAGAAGACCGAACTGCTCTTGTCATCCGCGCAACGCTCGCTCTCCAAGAGGAGCGTTGCGCATGCTTGA